One window from the genome of Pelobates fuscus isolate aPelFus1 chromosome 13, aPelFus1.pri, whole genome shotgun sequence encodes:
- the LOC134582543 gene encoding protein S100-A4-like, whose product MSGNLETCMAQICSTFHKYAGKDGDAKTLSKTELCELATKEFPALCSNQNKDQVLKGVFGKLDMDGDGKVDFKEFCVFLCCLTMALKEHLKC is encoded by the exons ATGTCTGGAAACCTTGAAACATGCATGGCTCAGATCTGCAGCACCTTCCACAAGTATGCAGGAAAAGATGGGGATGCAAAGACACTGAGCAAGACCGAGCTGTGTGAGCTGGCAACAAAGGAGTTTCCTGCCCTGTGT AGTAACCAAAACAAAGATCAAGTCTTGAAGGGAGTGTTCGGGAAGCTGGATATGGATGGCGATGGCAAAGTGGACTTCAAAGAATTCTGCGTCTTCCTTTGCTGCCTTACCATGGCTCTGAAAGAACATCTCAAGTGCTAG
- the LOC134582542 gene encoding protein S100-A4-like: MSGNLETCMVQICSTFQRYAGKDGDAKTLSKTELVELATKEFPALCSNQNKDEVLKGVFGQLDMDGDGKVDFKEFCIFICCLTMALKEHLKC, encoded by the exons ATGTCTGGAAACCTTGAAACATGCATGGTTCAGATCTGCAGCACCTTCCAAAGGTATGCAGGAAAAGACGGGGATGCAAAGACACTGAGCAAGACCGAGCTGGTTGAGCTGGCAACAAAGGAGTTTCCTGCCCTGTGT AGTAATCAAAACAAAGATGAGGTCTTGAAGGGAGTGTTCGGGCAGCTGGATATGGATGGCGATGGCAAAGTGGACTTCAAAGAATTCTGTATCTTCATTTGCTGCCTTACCATGGCTCTGAAAGAACATCTCAAGTGCTAG